Genomic window (Zingiber officinale cultivar Zhangliang chromosome 2B, Zo_v1.1, whole genome shotgun sequence):
CCCCtaactaaataaatttatttttttcttatccaTTAGCTTGCCATAAGTCAACGTGGTCAGGAAGTTATCGGAAGTTGGCGTCTTAGCCCATTGTGTCAGGTAAGGCATATGTATACCGTCAAATATATTTCTCCCATTCGAAGCCAAATTAAGAATCAAGATAAATTCTCGAGCCAAGAAATCCCATTTTGTCTTCTCAAAGGAAGAGAAGACTTCGCCACAAAGCATAACTTAACCTCCTACTTATTTGTGTTTCGATGGCCAATTCGATCGATTCGTTCGACTACAATCGAACTAGTCATCTCGATCGAGAAGTGTAGCTAGTTCAACTTTTGGTTCAACCCGGTTTGATTCGGTCGGAACCGGGTTCGAAAGCATTTCCTTCCTTTGTCTTTCTTATGGATCAGAATGACACGTGTACGGTGCTCATCCAAgacggcggcggcggaggcgaccggcggtgctccgacGACGATGACGACGAGGAAGATGGGTGCGCCGACGGCCAACTCATCTACATCCTCAACCTCATCCTCAGCGGCACGGCGCGGCTCAACGTCCTCCTCCCCACCGCCACCATCCTCGCCTTCGCCATCTTCGCGCCGCTGCTCAGCAACGACGGCCGCTGCGACGGGCTCAACCGCGGCCTCACCTCCCTCTTCCTCGCCGCCTGCGCCGCCTCCTGCGTCTTCTTCACCTTCACCGACAGCTTCCGGTCGCCGTCGGGGCG
Coding sequences:
- the LOC122047567 gene encoding protein DMP2-like, whose protein sequence is MDQNDTCTVLIQDGGGGGDRRCSDDDDDEEDGCADGQLIYILNLILSGTARLNVLLPTATILAFAIFAPLLSNDGRCDGLNRGLTSLFLAACAASCVFFTFTDSFRSPSGRLYYGVATPRGIWPFNARRRGKAGTPTDAAAYRLSWPDLFHAALSLAAFMAFAGLHRDVTECYGVRLPRKVTNAAPLAVGFAVSVAFVVFPSRRRGIGYPFLLQKDAAFFK